GCCCGCTGGTTCAGCAGCGGTAGCCGCGCTCCGCCGCCACCGCCGCGCCCACCACTGTGCGGGTGCGCTCCTCCGGCAAAACCTCTACCGTATAGTTCTGCAGCGGACTCATCTTCACCATCTCATAGAGATACTGGCGCAGCAGCCCCAGGTCGAGGCGCTGAATATCCCGGCCCGTATAGTAAAAGCGTCCGGGCCCCTCGAGGTGAATCTGCGAGGCCGTCGCCGCCGCCAGCGCGCGATGCCACAGGTCCACGAAGTCGGCGCAGCGTTTGTCGCCCTGCTTGGCCGCCGCAAATACCTCTTCCGGCTCCATGTCCAGAAAGCGCAGCCGCATGGCACGGTTGCCCATGATGCCTTCCAGGTGTCCCTTGCCGCCGCATCCGCAGTAGCGCTCCTTCGGGTCGAGCGTGACCACCATGTGGCCGCCCTCCCAGGCGCCTTCCGTGTAGGGATATCGCCCAAAGCCAATCCCGTTCCCGATCGTCCACACCCGCAACAGCCGGTCAAACTCCTGCCGGGTCGCGGCCACGCCGGCCGCCACGGCATCCGCGTCGTTGCACAGGCTTACGGGATAATTCAGCCCCCGCTCTTTCAGCTCCGAGCTCACATCGTTGCAAACATGAGTGCCTTTCAGCTGCGGCAGGTTCGGCGAGTCTTCCAGAACCCCTTTGATCACAATGCCCGGAACCGCCACGCCTACGGCGGTAATCTCTGTGCCAGCCGGAGCCAGTTCAGAAACAGCATCGCAGATCAGGTGGCAAAGCTCTTCCTTCGGAATCTCGATCAGGCCATTCTGATCCAGGTTCTTCGGGAACTCCTGCAGGCTTCCAACCAGTTGATGATCCTCCACCAGTCCGGCCGTGACCCGGTCGCTCAACACCACACCAATCGACTTCGCCATAATCCTGTGCCCTCTTATCTGTGCTGCTTATCCCGCGTGCTCACTCAAAGCGACGTCAGCTCTCAAATCGCGCCAGGCGATTGATGCCGTTAAAGGCCGCCGCTTTGTAGCATTCTGCCAACGTAGGATAGTTAAATACGGTATCGATGAAGTAGTCTACTTTTCCGCCCAGAGCCATCACCGCCTGCCCGATGTGTACCAGCTCCGAGGCCCCTTCGCCGATGATGTGAACGCCCAGAATCTCCCGGTTCTCCCGGTGAAAAATAATCTTCAGTCGGCCCGTTGTATCCCCGCGAATCTGTCCGCGCGCAATCTCGCGGTAATACGCGACGCCCACCTCGTACGGCACATCTTCTTCCGTCAATTGCTCCTCGGTCTTGCCGATGAACGAAATTTCCGGAATCGTATAAATGCCATACGGATAAAAGCTCGGGTTCGACTGCATCAGTTCGTTGCCATAGGCGCGTTCCACTGCGATGCGGCCCTGCTCCATGGACACCGAAGCCAGGCTCGGGAACCCGATCACATCGCCCACTGCATAAATGTGCGGCACCTTGGTCCTGAAGTCCTTGTCCACCGGAATACGCCCGCGCTTGTCCGCCTCGATGCCCGCCGCCGCCAGGTTCAGCTCGTCCACATTCCCCTGCCGTCCCACGGAGTAGAGCAGCGCATCCCCGGAGATGCGCTTCTTGCTCTCCAGGTTCGCCACCACCGTGCCATCCGGCAGCTCTTCCACGCTTTCCACCTCTTCATTCAGCCGCATCGTCACGCGGCTATCGCGCAGGTGATAGCTCAGCGCTTCCACAATCTCCTGATCGGCAAACTCCAGCAGCCGAGGCCGCTTTTCCACCAGCGTCACGCGCACGCCCAGCGTCGCGAACATGCAGGTGTACTCCACGCCAATCACGCCGCCGCCCACCACAATCATCGTGCGGGGCAGATCGCTCAACTCCAGCACCTGGTCGCTGTTGACGATCGTTTTCCCGTTGATTGGAACCTTCGGCGTGCTGGCCGGCTTGGTCCCCACAGCGATCACGATATTGTCCGCTTCATAGGTCGTGGCCCCACGCGGCCCATCCACGCGCACCTGGTTCGGAGACTCAAAGCTCGCCACCCCGTGAATCACGTCCACCATGTTCCGCGACAGTTGCGCCTCGGTCACATCAATTTCCGTCTTGATCACGTGCTGCACGCGAAAGGCGAGATCCGACATCGTGATCTTTTCCTTTACGCGATAATTCATCCCGTAAATCGACCGGTAGCTGTAGCCGGAGAGATGCAGTACCGCCTCCCGCATCGTCTTGCTCGGGATCGTGCCGGTGTTGATGCAGACGCCGCCCACCACGCTGCGCATCTCCACCAGCGCCACGCGCTTGCCTTTCTTCACCGCGGAAACCGCAGCCCGCTGCCCCGAAGGACCGGAACCAATTACCAGAAGATCGTATTTCGCCATAATTTTTGTCGCATCCGCGCCCATCTTATCGCTCGAAGCCTTGGGGCCCGGTAAAAGACTTCAAAGTTTCTCTACCAGTTTCTCATTACGGAACGCATACTCAGGCTAGATGCTCCATTGCGCCATTACAGAACGCGCTCTTTTTCCCGGCAATGAGTTCCAGCGGCTCTCCCAACTCCTCGAACAGGTCCGCGAACTCGCCTGCACCGGCCTCGCCTATCTCCAGATTCGCGAGAAAGATCTCCCCGCGAGCGATCTCGAATCGCTGGCCGCCTCCATCTGCGGGCTCGTGCGGCAGCAGGGCTCGTCCATGCGCGTGCTCCTCAACGGCCCTGCGGAAATCGCCCTTCGCACCGGCTGCCACGGCGTTCATCTGCCCGGCCATGCCTCCCCTGAGGCCGCCGCGCAGGCGCGCAGGCTCTATGCGCAGGCCGGCCGCACGGCGATCCTCAGCGCCGCCTGCC
The DNA window shown above is from Acidobacterium capsulatum ATCC 51196 and carries:
- a CDS encoding ROK family protein; this translates as MAKSIGVVLSDRVTAGLVEDHQLVGSLQEFPKNLDQNGLIEIPKEELCHLICDAVSELAPAGTEITAVGVAVPGIVIKGVLEDSPNLPQLKGTHVCNDVSSELKERGLNYPVSLCNDADAVAAGVAATRQEFDRLLRVWTIGNGIGFGRYPYTEGAWEGGHMVVTLDPKERYCGCGGKGHLEGIMGNRAMRLRFLDMEPEEVFAAAKQGDKRCADFVDLWHRALAAATASQIHLEGPGRFYYTGRDIQRLDLGLLRQYLYEMVKMSPLQNYTVEVLPEERTRTVVGAAVAAERGYRC
- the sthA gene encoding Si-specific NAD(P)(+) transhydrogenase, translated to MAKYDLLVIGSGPSGQRAAVSAVKKGKRVALVEMRSVVGGVCINTGTIPSKTMREAVLHLSGYSYRSIYGMNYRVKEKITMSDLAFRVQHVIKTEIDVTEAQLSRNMVDVIHGVASFESPNQVRVDGPRGATTYEADNIVIAVGTKPASTPKVPINGKTIVNSDQVLELSDLPRTMIVVGGGVIGVEYTCMFATLGVRVTLVEKRPRLLEFADQEIVEALSYHLRDSRVTMRLNEEVESVEELPDGTVVANLESKKRISGDALLYSVGRQGNVDELNLAAAGIEADKRGRIPVDKDFRTKVPHIYAVGDVIGFPSLASVSMEQGRIAVERAYGNELMQSNPSFYPYGIYTIPEISFIGKTEEQLTEEDVPYEVGVAYYREIARGQIRGDTTGRLKIIFHRENREILGVHIIGEGASELVHIGQAVMALGGKVDYFIDTVFNYPTLAECYKAAAFNGINRLARFES
- a CDS encoding thiamine phosphate synthase — translated: MLHCAITERALFPGNEFQRLSQLLEQVRELACTGLAYLQIREKDLPASDLESLAASICGLVRQQGSSMRVLLNGPAEIALRTGCHGVHLPGHASPEAAAQARRLYAQAGRTAILSAACHTIADVEQRSNYADLLVFAPVFEKVLPDRALPGLGLEALASAVRAAQGKPVLALGGVTAANAPLCIEAGAAGIAAIRLFMTQDWKTLLSPPEACQAPAVPGR